In Eulemur rufifrons isolate Redbay chromosome 3, OSU_ERuf_1, whole genome shotgun sequence, a single window of DNA contains:
- the PABPC1 gene encoding polyadenylate-binding protein 1 isoform X1, whose product MNPSAPSYPMASLYVGDLHPDVTEAMLYEKFSPAGPILSIRVCRDMITRRSLGYAYVNFQQPADAERALDTMNFDVIKGKPVRIMWSQRDPSLRKSGVGNIFIKNLDKSIDNKALYDTFSAFGNILSCKVVCDENGSKGYGFVHFETQEAAERAIEKMNGMLLNDRKVFVGRFKSRKEREAELGARAKEFTNVYIKNFGEDMDDERLKDLFGKFGPALSVKVMTDESGKSKGFGFVSFERHEDAQKAVDEMNGKELNGKQIYVGRAQKKVERQTELKRKFEQMKQDRITRYQGVNLYVKNLDDGIDDERLRKEFSPFGTITSAKVMMEGGRSKGFGFVCFSSPEEATKAVTEMNGRIVATKPLYVALAQRKEERQAHLTNQYMQRMASVRAVPNPVINPYQPAPPSGYFMAAIPQTQNRAAYYPPSQIAQLRPSPRWTAQGARPHPFQNMPGAIRPAAPRPPFSTMRPASSQVPRVMSTQRVANTSTQTMGPRPAAAAAAATPAVRTVPQYKYAAGVRNPQQHLNAQPQVTMQQPAVHVQGQEPLTASMLASAPPQEQKQMLGERLFPLIQAMHPTLAGKITGMLLEIDNSELLHMLESPESLRSKVDEAVAVLQAHQAKEAAQKAVNSATGVPTV is encoded by the exons CGGAGCGTGCTTTGGACACCATGAATTTTGATGTTATAAAGGGCAAGCCAGTACGCATCATGTGGTCTCAGCGTGATCCATCACTTCGCAAAAGTGGAGTAGGCaacatattcattaaaaatttggACAAATCCATTGATAATAAAGCACTGTATGATACATTTTCTGCTTTTGGTAACATCCTTTCATGTAAG GTGGTTTGTGATGAAAATGGTTCCAAGGGCTATGGATTTGTACACTTTGAGACACAGGAAGCAGCTGAAAGAGCTATTGAAAAAATGAATGGGATGCTTCTAAATGATCGCAAAGT atttgttGGACGATTTAAGTCTCgtaaagaaagagaagcagaactCGGAGCTAGGGCAAAAGAGTTCACCAATGTTTACATCAAGAATTTTGGAGAAGACATGGATGATGAGCGCCTTAAGGATCTCTTTGGCAAGTTTG gccCTGCCTTAAGTGTGAAAGTAATGACTGATGAAAGTGGAAAATCCAAAGGATTTGGATTTGTAAGCTTTGAAAGGCATGAAGATGCACAGAAA gCTGTGGATGAGATGAATGGAAAGGAGCtcaatggaaaacaaatatacGTTGGTCGAGCTCAGAAAAAAGTGGAACGGCAGACGGAACTTAAGCGCAAATTTGAACAGATGAAACAAGATAGGATCACCAGATACCAG ggtgtTAACCTTTATGTGAAAAATCTTGATGATGGTATTGATGATGAACGTCTCCGGAAAGAGTTTTCTCCATTTGGTACAATCACTAGTGCAAAG gtTATGATGGAGGGTGGTCGCAGCAAAGGGTTTGGTTTTGTATGTTTCTCCTCACCAGAAGAAGCCACTAAAGCAGTTACAGAAATGAATGGTAGAATTGTGGCCACCAAGCCATTGTATGTAGCTTTAGCTCAGCGCAAAGAAGAGCGCCAGGCTCACCTCACTAACCAGTATATGCAGAGAATGGCAAGTGTACGAGCTGTGCCCAACCCCGTAATCAACCCCTATCAGCCAGCACCTCCTTCAGGTTACTTCATGGCAGCTATCCCACAG ACTCAGAACCGTGCTGCATACTATCCTCCTAGCCAAATTGCTCAACTAAGACCAAGTCCTCGCTGGACTGCTCAGGGTGCCAGACCTCATC CATTCCAAAATATGCCCGGTGCTATCCGCCCAGCCGCTCCTAGACCACCATTTAGTACTATGAGACCAGCTTCTTCCCAGGTTCCACGAGTCATGTCAACACAGCGTGTTG CTAACACATCAACACAGACAATGGGTCCACgtcctgcagctgctgctgctgcagctacTCCTGCTGTCCGCACCGTTCCACAGTACAAATATGCTGCGGGAGTTCGTAATCCTCAACAACATCTTAATGCACAGCCACAAGTTACCATGCAACAG CCTGCTGTTCATGTACAAGGTCAGGAACCTTTGACTGCTTCCATGTTGGCATCTGCCCCTCCTCAAGAGCAAAAGCAAATGTTGG GTGAACGGCTGTTTCCTCTTATTCAAGCCATGCACCCTACTCTTGCTGGCAAAATCACTGGCATGTTGTTGGAGATTGATAATTCAGAACTTCTTCATATGCTTGAGTCTCCAGAGTCTCTCCGTTCTAAG gttgATGAAGCTGTAGCTGTACTACAAGCCCACCAAGCTAAAGAGGCTGCCCAGAAAGCAGTTAACAGTGCCACTGGTGTTCCAACTGTTTAA